Proteins found in one Promicromonospora sukumoe genomic segment:
- a CDS encoding TetR/AcrR family transcriptional regulator: protein MTREAGATRTRRPPAERRAEILRIAMETFAERGYQSASLAEISARVGLTQAGVLHYFSSKAGLLTGVLDLRDSSDIEELGSERPHGLAFLRHLVETTRRNTEREGIVRLYTVLAAESVTAEHPAQEYFRDRYQGLLALVVEALEEARSLGEVADDVDTATTARVIVATMDGLQLQWLLDPGSVDMTRATELAIVRLIGRDLPPVGQTSGGPGA from the coding sequence ATGACACGAGAAGCCGGGGCCACCAGGACGCGGCGCCCGCCCGCGGAGCGCCGCGCGGAGATCCTGCGCATCGCCATGGAGACGTTCGCGGAGCGCGGCTACCAGAGCGCGTCCCTGGCCGAGATCTCGGCCCGTGTCGGGCTCACCCAGGCCGGCGTGCTGCACTACTTCTCGTCCAAGGCCGGGCTGCTCACCGGGGTGCTCGACCTGCGCGACTCGTCCGACATCGAGGAGCTCGGCAGCGAGCGCCCCCACGGCCTCGCGTTCCTGCGGCACCTCGTGGAGACCACGCGGCGCAACACCGAGCGCGAGGGGATCGTGCGGCTCTACACCGTGCTCGCGGCGGAGAGCGTGACCGCCGAGCACCCCGCGCAGGAGTACTTCCGCGACCGGTACCAGGGGCTGCTGGCCCTCGTGGTCGAGGCGCTGGAGGAGGCCCGGTCCCTGGGCGAGGTCGCCGACGACGTCGACACCGCGACGACCGCCCGCGTGATCGTGGCGACCATGGACGGCCTGCAGCTCCAGTGGCTGCTCGACCCGGGCTCGGTGGACATGACGCGGGCCACGGAGCTGGCGATCGTCCGGCTGATCGGGCGGGACCTCCCGCCGGTGGGCCAGACCTCCGGCGGGCCGGGAGCCTAG
- a CDS encoding lytic transglycosylase domain-containing protein — MRARAGVIACAAALLLSACATGERTWSEAMDRGYPPAPAQRVPTSAEEATEAVPVAELAHPRWLAETAERTGIPRRALAAYAGASLRLAETLPQCGIGWNTLAGIGAVESIHGSYLGAGVEDDGVVSPPIIGIALDGSEGVMEILDTDEGELDGDVRWDRAVGPMQFIPTTWGDYAQDGNLDGRTDPHQIDDAVLTAALYLCESGDDVTTDDGWQAALGAYNRSVSYARDVADLATTYADPAA; from the coding sequence GTGAGAGCACGAGCTGGGGTCATCGCCTGCGCGGCCGCGTTGCTGCTGTCCGCCTGCGCCACGGGCGAGCGGACGTGGTCCGAGGCGATGGACCGGGGCTACCCGCCCGCGCCGGCGCAGCGGGTTCCGACGTCCGCCGAGGAGGCGACCGAGGCCGTCCCGGTCGCCGAGCTGGCCCACCCGCGCTGGCTCGCCGAGACCGCGGAGCGCACCGGCATCCCGCGGCGCGCGCTGGCCGCGTACGCTGGCGCGTCCCTGCGGCTGGCCGAGACCCTGCCACAGTGCGGCATCGGGTGGAACACGCTCGCGGGCATCGGCGCGGTCGAGTCGATCCACGGCAGCTACCTCGGCGCGGGCGTGGAGGACGACGGGGTGGTGAGCCCGCCGATCATCGGCATCGCGCTGGACGGCAGCGAGGGCGTCATGGAGATCCTCGACACGGACGAGGGCGAGCTCGACGGCGACGTCCGCTGGGACCGCGCCGTCGGGCCCATGCAGTTCATCCCCACCACCTGGGGCGACTACGCCCAGGACGGCAACCTCGACGGCCGGACCGACCCGCACCAGATCGACGACGCGGTGCTCACCGCGGCCCTGTACCTGTGCGAGAGCGGCGACGACGTCACCACCGACGACGGCTGGCAGGCCGCCCTGGGCGCCTACAACCGCTCGGTGTCCTACGCCCGCGATGTCGCGGACCTGGCGACGACGTACGCGGACCCGGCGGCCTAG
- a CDS encoding universal stress protein, producing the protein MSSTTWYRGIVVGVDGSGDSLGALDWAARAADVHEARLTVVATHATPPAPVPGFGDTVRDTRDEARRAAQAARDRLAGRRPGGREVEVVVLPGAPAHVLSQRSRTCDLVVVGRRGLDALDRVLVGSTSSALAASSPGTVVVVPAGATPDDPSLIRVGVERDDEPDVLGTAFAEAAARGCPLEVLHVVGTDPVGSALHQADPLAASWHEAAREDLADQVARWSEKYPLVSCSVVIRRGDPAGVLLEDLTPGDLVVVGGRRHPTVLGRMLRSVPDAVLRGAPCPVLVVHSRRPAE; encoded by the coding sequence ATGAGCAGCACCACCTGGTACCGGGGCATCGTCGTCGGGGTCGACGGCTCGGGCGACAGCCTGGGCGCGCTGGACTGGGCGGCCCGGGCCGCCGACGTGCACGAGGCGCGGCTGACCGTCGTCGCGACGCACGCCACGCCGCCCGCGCCCGTGCCCGGGTTCGGCGACACGGTCCGGGACACCCGCGACGAGGCCCGGCGCGCCGCGCAGGCAGCACGCGACCGGCTCGCCGGGCGCCGCCCGGGCGGCCGCGAGGTCGAGGTGGTGGTGCTGCCCGGCGCGCCCGCGCACGTGCTGAGCCAGCGGTCGCGGACCTGCGACCTCGTGGTGGTGGGCCGCCGCGGCCTGGACGCGCTCGACCGCGTGCTGGTGGGTTCCACGTCGTCGGCGCTGGCGGCGTCGTCCCCGGGGACGGTGGTGGTGGTCCCCGCGGGGGCGACGCCGGACGACCCGAGCCTCATCCGCGTGGGCGTGGAGCGGGACGACGAGCCCGACGTGCTGGGCACCGCGTTCGCCGAGGCGGCCGCCCGCGGCTGCCCCCTGGAGGTGCTGCACGTGGTGGGCACCGACCCGGTGGGCTCGGCGCTGCACCAGGCCGACCCGCTGGCGGCGTCCTGGCACGAGGCGGCCCGGGAGGACCTGGCCGACCAGGTGGCGCGGTGGTCGGAGAAGTACCCGCTGGTCTCGTGCTCGGTGGTGATCCGCCGCGGGGACCCGGCGGGCGTGCTGCTGGAGGACCTCACCCCGGGCGACCTGGTCGTCGTCGGCGGGCGCCGGCACCCCACGGTGCTGGGGCGCATGCTGCGCAGCGTGCCGGACGCCGTCCTGCGGGGTGCCCCGTGCCCGGTCCTGGTGGTGCACAGCCGGCGTCCGGCGGAGTAA
- a CDS encoding sensor histidine kinase — protein MDPTSTPRDRTDVLLEAVLGVSRGLDLESVLHRIVEAAVDLVDARYGALGLLGADKRIHRFLTVGMTEDEVAAVGPYPTGRGVLGELIRHPTPLRLPNLSAHVASVGFPAHHPPMRTFVGVPLRVHGSPFGNLYLTDKRGGGEFTAEDERVLEGLAAAASVAVENARLYDVARLRERWARANDRISRHVLAGSSPHDVLTLIASEAREVADADVTTTAVPDPTTGRLVLQSASGLDTEAQVGSVLAADGTFGTLTFRTGVLMVTDDASADERASLSLDLPGPLGPLAVWPLGQPGSARGVLAAGRLRGRPPFSSVVVEALGAFAAQAAVALELAEGRADAERVALLRDRERIARDLHDLAIQRLYATGLLLQRVARGTAPEVADQLTRAVDEVDETIALVRTTIYRLQSGEPSDGAHARRVGLRSRVITEVDATVAALGFTARLRFEGAVDTLVPPDIAEHVVAVLREALSNVARHAHASRAEVRLAVGDEVVLTVSDDGVGVQPGVPRSGLVNLARRAAESGGTLTVTQVNPEAVQTGTRLEWRVPLPADESLEP, from the coding sequence ATGGACCCGACGAGCACTCCGCGCGACCGCACCGACGTGCTGCTGGAGGCGGTCCTCGGGGTGAGCCGCGGCCTCGACCTCGAGTCCGTGCTGCACCGCATCGTCGAGGCCGCCGTCGACCTCGTCGACGCCCGGTACGGCGCCCTCGGGCTGCTGGGCGCCGACAAGCGCATCCACCGGTTCCTCACCGTCGGCATGACCGAGGACGAGGTCGCCGCCGTCGGCCCGTACCCCACCGGCCGCGGCGTGCTCGGTGAGCTGATCCGGCACCCCACGCCGCTGCGCCTGCCCAACCTGTCCGCGCACGTCGCCTCCGTCGGCTTCCCCGCGCACCACCCGCCCATGCGCACCTTCGTGGGCGTACCGCTGCGGGTCCACGGCTCGCCGTTCGGCAACCTCTACCTCACCGACAAGCGCGGCGGGGGCGAGTTCACGGCCGAGGACGAACGCGTGCTGGAGGGGCTCGCGGCCGCCGCGAGCGTGGCGGTCGAGAACGCCCGCCTGTACGACGTCGCCCGGCTCCGGGAGCGCTGGGCGCGGGCGAACGACCGGATCTCGCGGCACGTGCTGGCCGGTTCCTCGCCCCACGACGTGCTGACGCTGATCGCCAGCGAGGCACGCGAGGTGGCGGACGCCGACGTGACGACGACGGCGGTGCCCGACCCGACGACGGGCCGCCTGGTGCTCCAGTCGGCCTCCGGGCTCGACACGGAGGCGCAGGTGGGGTCGGTGCTCGCGGCCGACGGCACGTTCGGCACCCTCACGTTCCGCACGGGCGTGCTGATGGTGACCGACGACGCGTCCGCCGACGAGCGCGCCAGCCTCTCGCTGGACCTGCCGGGGCCGCTGGGCCCGCTCGCCGTCTGGCCGCTCGGGCAGCCCGGCAGCGCCCGGGGCGTCCTGGCCGCGGGCCGGCTGCGGGGCCGGCCGCCGTTCTCGTCGGTCGTGGTCGAGGCCCTGGGCGCGTTCGCCGCGCAGGCCGCCGTCGCCCTGGAGCTGGCGGAGGGCCGCGCCGACGCCGAGCGGGTCGCCCTGCTGCGCGACCGGGAGCGGATCGCGCGCGACCTGCACGACCTGGCCATCCAGCGGCTGTACGCCACGGGGCTGCTGCTCCAGCGCGTGGCCCGCGGCACGGCCCCGGAGGTGGCCGACCAGCTCACCCGGGCCGTCGACGAGGTGGACGAGACCATCGCCCTGGTCCGCACCACGATCTACCGCCTGCAGTCCGGGGAGCCGTCCGACGGCGCGCACGCCCGCCGGGTGGGCCTGCGCTCCCGCGTGATCACGGAGGTGGACGCCACGGTGGCCGCGCTCGGGTTCACGGCCCGGCTGCGCTTCGAGGGCGCGGTCGACACCCTGGTCCCGCCCGACATCGCCGAGCACGTCGTCGCCGTCCTGCGCGAGGCGCTGTCGAACGTCGCCCGGCACGCGCACGCGTCGCGGGCCGAGGTGCGGCTCGCCGTGGGGGACGAGGTGGTGCTCACGGTGAGCGACGACGGCGTGGGCGTCCAGCCCGGCGTGCCGCGCAGCGGCCTGGTCAACCTCGCCCGGCGCGCCGCCGAGTCGGGCGGCACGCTCACGGTCACGCAGGTGAACCCGGAGGCCGTGCAGACCGGCACCCGCCTGGAGTGGCGGGTGCCGCTGCCCGCGGACGAGTCGCTGGAGCCCTGA
- a CDS encoding response regulator: MDVRVFLVDDHEVVRRGVADLLESEPGVSVVGEAGTAREALARVPAAEPDVVVLDVRLPDGDGVTVCRDLRSRMPDLACLMLTSFADDEALYDAILAGAAGYVLKQVRGTDLVKAVLTVAAGGSMLDPRATARVMERLRTEAQHAPDPLAQLTDQERRILGLIGHGLTNRQIGAELFLAEKTVKNYVSSIFAKLGLERRAQAAVLADRLEQDKRQHP; this comes from the coding sequence ATGGACGTGCGTGTCTTCCTCGTGGACGATCACGAGGTGGTGCGCCGCGGCGTGGCCGACCTGCTGGAGTCCGAGCCGGGGGTGAGCGTCGTCGGCGAGGCCGGCACGGCGCGCGAGGCGCTGGCCCGGGTGCCCGCCGCCGAGCCCGACGTCGTGGTCCTGGACGTGCGGCTGCCCGACGGCGACGGCGTGACCGTCTGCCGGGACCTGCGCTCGCGCATGCCGGACCTCGCCTGCCTCATGCTCACGTCGTTCGCCGACGACGAGGCCCTCTACGACGCGATCCTCGCCGGCGCCGCGGGCTACGTGCTCAAGCAGGTGCGCGGCACCGACCTGGTCAAGGCCGTGCTGACCGTCGCGGCGGGGGGCTCCATGCTCGACCCGCGTGCCACGGCGCGCGTCATGGAGCGGCTGCGCACGGAGGCCCAGCACGCGCCCGACCCGCTCGCGCAGCTCACCGACCAGGAGCGGCGCATCCTCGGGCTGATCGGGCACGGCCTGACCAACCGGCAGATCGGCGCCGAGCTGTTCCTGGCCGAGAAGACCGTCAAGAACTACGTCTCCAGCATCTTCGCCAAGCTGGGCCTGGAGCGGAGGGCCCAGGCCGCCGTCCTCGCGGACCGGCTGGAGCAGGACAAGCGCCAGCACCCCTGA
- a CDS encoding thiamine pyrophosphate-binding protein, which translates to MPTVSAHVARTVARHVDHVFGVMGNGNAWFLDALERSTTARFTAVRHEAGGVVAADAHFRASGRIAAATATYGAGFTNALTALAEAAQARVPLVLLTGDEPTSGPRPWDVDQIALAAAVGARTYTVGRADAAATSVIAIEHSLTYRVPVVLAIPYDVAALDAGPIPDAPEPVLPQPLAPAGPFDAAAITDLARHLSEAERPLLLAGRGAWLAGAGPALGELAEATGALTTTTALGRGVFPDGRYDLGVAGGFGAHGAMELVRQADVAVVLGASLNQFTMRFGELFAPGTRVVQVDIAPAATHRHVGGFVRGDAALVARALVDELHALRAKPSGWRETVDVAASRAYETGPADGLAPDGRLDPRSVAHRLAGLLPADRVVVSDGGHFIGWANMYWPVAAPDRMVMVGTAYQSIGLGFPSVAGAAAARPDAAVVLTTGDGGGLMALADLETAVRTAGGRGLAVVWNDAAYGAEVHVYGRQGITEEPMLIPEADFAALAGAVGADGVVVRSLADLDRVGTWAATPVAERPFLLLDCRVSGSVVAPYQEEILAANRAR; encoded by the coding sequence GTGCCCACCGTGTCCGCCCATGTCGCCCGTACCGTCGCCCGCCACGTCGACCACGTCTTCGGCGTGATGGGGAACGGCAACGCCTGGTTCCTCGACGCCCTGGAGCGCTCGACCACCGCCCGGTTCACCGCCGTGCGCCACGAGGCCGGCGGCGTCGTGGCCGCCGACGCCCACTTCCGCGCGTCGGGCCGCATCGCCGCCGCCACCGCCACCTACGGCGCGGGCTTCACCAACGCGCTCACGGCGCTCGCCGAGGCCGCGCAGGCCCGCGTGCCGCTGGTGCTCCTGACGGGCGACGAGCCGACGTCGGGCCCGCGCCCCTGGGACGTCGACCAGATCGCCCTGGCGGCCGCCGTCGGCGCGCGCACCTATACGGTGGGCCGCGCGGACGCCGCCGCCACCAGCGTGATCGCCATCGAGCACTCCCTGACCTACCGGGTGCCCGTGGTGCTCGCGATCCCCTACGACGTCGCGGCGCTCGACGCGGGGCCGATCCCCGACGCGCCCGAGCCCGTGCTGCCGCAGCCGCTCGCCCCGGCCGGGCCCTTCGACGCCGCCGCCATCACCGACCTGGCCCGCCACCTCTCCGAGGCCGAGCGGCCGCTGCTGCTCGCGGGCCGCGGCGCCTGGCTCGCCGGGGCCGGACCCGCGCTCGGCGAGCTCGCCGAGGCCACCGGCGCCCTGACCACCACCACGGCGCTCGGCCGCGGCGTCTTCCCCGACGGCCGGTACGACCTCGGCGTCGCGGGCGGCTTCGGCGCGCACGGCGCCATGGAGCTGGTGCGGCAGGCCGACGTCGCCGTCGTGCTCGGCGCGTCCCTGAACCAGTTCACGATGCGGTTCGGCGAGCTGTTCGCGCCCGGCACCCGCGTGGTCCAGGTCGACATCGCGCCCGCCGCCACGCACCGGCACGTCGGCGGGTTCGTCCGCGGCGACGCCGCCCTCGTGGCCCGCGCCCTCGTCGACGAGCTGCACGCCCTGCGGGCCAAGCCCTCCGGCTGGCGCGAGACCGTCGACGTCGCCGCGTCCCGCGCCTACGAGACCGGCCCGGCCGACGGCCTCGCGCCCGACGGGCGCCTCGACCCGCGCAGCGTCGCGCACCGACTGGCGGGCCTGCTGCCCGCCGACCGCGTCGTCGTCTCCGACGGCGGCCACTTCATCGGCTGGGCCAACATGTACTGGCCCGTCGCCGCCCCCGACCGCATGGTCATGGTGGGCACCGCCTACCAGTCCATCGGGCTCGGCTTCCCGAGCGTCGCGGGCGCGGCCGCGGCCCGGCCCGACGCCGCCGTCGTGCTCACCACCGGCGACGGCGGCGGGCTCATGGCCCTGGCCGACCTGGAGACCGCCGTGCGCACCGCGGGCGGCCGCGGCCTCGCCGTCGTCTGGAACGACGCCGCGTACGGCGCGGAGGTGCACGTCTACGGGCGGCAGGGCATCACCGAGGAACCGATGCTGATCCCCGAGGCGGACTTCGCGGCGCTCGCCGGGGCGGTCGGCGCCGACGGCGTCGTCGTGCGTTCGCTGGCCGACCTGGACCGCGTGGGGACGTGGGCCGCGACCCCGGTCGCCGAGCGCCCCTTCCTCCTGCTGGACTGCCGCGTCTCGGGCTCCGTGGTGGCCCCGTACCAGGAGGAGATCCTGGCGGCCAACCGCGCCCGATGA
- a CDS encoding FAD-binding monooxygenase, with amino-acid sequence MQFHHHGYVSGDPRVQPAAGYGLDRPAELPDDVDVLIVGSGPAGMIAAAQLAQFPGIRTHLVERRAGRLEMGQADGIQARSVETFQAFGFAERITAEAYRITEMAFWKPDPADPRNIARAAVPPDDSDGISEFPHLIVNQARVLDYFAEVAARAPARVTPDYGLEVTGLTVPERPGEPVTVTLRHTAGPQEGTNRTVRARYVIGADGAHSAVRQAIGRTAVGDKANHAWGVMDVLAVTDFPDVRTKCAIQSHDGGSILLIPREGGYLARWYVDLGEVPPGESARVRATSLDEVIARANRIIHPYTLDVKDVPWHSVYEVGHRVTDGFDDVPAGLTGTRTPRVFLTGDACHTHSAKAGQGMNVSMQDGWNIAWKLAHVLTGRAPEALLATYSAERHVVAQDLIDFDREWSRLMATPPEDLPDPTYLEDFYVKTAEFPCGFMTQYQPSMIVSDAAHQGLAAGFPVGKRFKSAPVERVAEGNPAHLGHHARADGRWRVYAFADAAAPGEPSALRDWAQWLGTAPDSPLLRHTPSGGDPDAVLDVKVVYQQDHFGVEFADVPEVFRPRVGPFGLVDYEKVYATDPGQDIFDLRGIDRGGAVVVVRPDQYVAAVLPLAATADLAAFFARALLGQG; translated from the coding sequence ATGCAGTTCCACCACCACGGCTACGTGTCGGGCGACCCCCGCGTGCAGCCGGCCGCCGGGTACGGGCTGGACCGCCCCGCCGAGCTGCCGGACGACGTCGACGTGCTCATCGTGGGCAGCGGCCCCGCCGGCATGATCGCGGCGGCGCAGCTCGCCCAGTTCCCCGGCATCCGCACGCACCTCGTGGAGCGGCGGGCCGGGCGCCTGGAGATGGGCCAGGCCGACGGCATCCAGGCGCGCAGCGTCGAGACGTTCCAGGCGTTCGGGTTCGCGGAGCGGATCACCGCGGAGGCCTACCGGATCACCGAGATGGCGTTCTGGAAGCCGGACCCCGCCGACCCCCGGAACATCGCGCGCGCCGCCGTGCCGCCCGACGACTCCGACGGGATCAGCGAGTTCCCCCACCTGATCGTCAACCAGGCCCGCGTGCTCGACTACTTCGCCGAGGTCGCGGCCCGGGCACCCGCGCGCGTGACCCCCGACTACGGCCTGGAGGTCACCGGCCTCACCGTCCCCGAACGGCCCGGCGAACCCGTCACCGTCACGCTGCGGCACACCGCCGGACCGCAGGAGGGCACCAATCGCACCGTCCGCGCCCGGTACGTCATCGGGGCCGACGGCGCGCACTCCGCCGTCCGGCAGGCCATCGGCCGCACCGCCGTCGGCGACAAGGCCAACCACGCCTGGGGCGTGATGGACGTCCTGGCCGTCACCGACTTCCCGGACGTGCGCACCAAGTGCGCCATCCAGTCGCACGACGGCGGCTCCATCCTGCTCATCCCCCGCGAGGGCGGGTACCTGGCCCGCTGGTACGTGGACCTCGGCGAGGTGCCGCCCGGCGAGAGCGCCCGCGTCCGCGCGACGTCGCTCGACGAGGTCATCGCCCGCGCCAACCGGATCATCCACCCCTACACGCTGGACGTGAAGGACGTGCCCTGGCACAGCGTCTACGAGGTGGGCCACCGGGTCACCGACGGGTTCGACGACGTGCCGGCCGGCCTGACCGGCACCCGCACGCCCCGCGTGTTCCTCACCGGCGACGCCTGCCACACACACAGCGCCAAGGCCGGGCAGGGCATGAACGTCTCCATGCAGGACGGCTGGAACATCGCCTGGAAGCTGGCGCACGTGCTCACCGGCCGGGCGCCCGAGGCGCTGCTCGCCACCTACTCGGCCGAGCGGCACGTCGTGGCGCAGGACCTCATCGACTTCGACCGCGAGTGGTCGCGCCTCATGGCGACGCCCCCGGAGGACCTGCCCGACCCGACGTATCTCGAGGACTTCTACGTCAAGACCGCCGAGTTCCCGTGCGGGTTCATGACGCAGTACCAGCCGTCCATGATCGTGTCCGACGCCGCGCACCAGGGGCTCGCGGCGGGCTTCCCGGTCGGCAAGCGGTTCAAGTCGGCGCCCGTCGAGCGCGTCGCCGAGGGCAACCCGGCGCACCTGGGCCACCACGCCCGGGCCGACGGGCGGTGGCGCGTCTACGCCTTCGCCGACGCCGCCGCGCCCGGTGAACCCTCGGCCCTGCGCGACTGGGCGCAGTGGCTGGGCACCGCGCCGGACTCGCCCCTGCTGCGGCACACGCCGTCGGGTGGCGACCCGGACGCCGTGCTCGACGTCAAGGTCGTCTACCAGCAGGACCACTTCGGCGTGGAGTTCGCGGACGTCCCCGAGGTGTTCCGGCCGCGGGTCGGCCCGTTCGGCCTGGTCGACTACGAGAAGGTCTACGCGACCGACCCGGGCCAGGACATCTTCGACCTGCGCGGCATCGACCGCGGGGGCGCCGTCGTCGTCGTGCGGCCGGACCAGTACGTGGCCGCCGTGCTTCCCCTGGCCGCCACCGCGGACCTGGCCGCCTTCTTCGCGAGAGCGCTGCTCGGGCAGGGGTAA
- a CDS encoding fumarylacetoacetate hydrolase family protein has translation MAIEGKPGKVVAVHLAYASRADQRGRRPAAPSYFLKPASSLGVSGGVVERPAGTELLAFEGEIALVIGEPARHVTVEEAWGHVAAVTAANDLGVYDLRWADKGSNVRSKGRDGYTPLGPEVIDARTVDPAALRLRTWVNGELVQDDTTGPDALLFPFAQIVADLSQHLTLERGDVILTGTPAGSSVVVPGDVVEVEVDAPTAPGAPTSGRLVTTVVQGEVPFTDVGAGPRVDDAQRADAWGSAEAAGLEPAPEPFVLTEELAGLLRRAPVAGLSAQLRKRGLDHAIIEGVRPNVPDATIVGRARTLRFVPYRADLFATHGGGYNAQKRAFDTVGPGEVIVIEARGETGSATLGDVLALRAQVRGAAGVVTDGGVRDFAAVAETGLPVFSKGPHPAVLGRRHVPWDTDVAVACGGATVLPGDVIVGDTDGVVVIPPHLVAEVAAATVAQEEQDAWVAQQVAAGHPIDGLFPPDATWRARYEEWRASR, from the coding sequence ATGGCCATCGAAGGCAAGCCCGGCAAGGTCGTCGCCGTCCACCTCGCCTACGCCTCCCGCGCCGACCAGCGCGGACGGCGGCCCGCCGCGCCGTCGTACTTCCTCAAGCCGGCCAGCTCGCTCGGCGTGAGCGGCGGCGTGGTCGAGCGGCCCGCGGGCACCGAGCTGCTGGCCTTCGAGGGCGAGATCGCGCTGGTGATCGGCGAGCCGGCGCGGCACGTGACCGTCGAGGAGGCGTGGGGGCACGTCGCCGCCGTGACTGCGGCCAACGACCTGGGCGTCTACGACCTGCGCTGGGCCGACAAGGGCTCCAACGTGCGCTCCAAGGGCCGCGACGGGTACACGCCGCTCGGGCCCGAGGTGATCGACGCGCGGACGGTGGATCCGGCGGCGCTGCGGCTGCGCACCTGGGTCAACGGGGAGCTGGTGCAGGACGACACCACCGGCCCGGACGCCCTGCTCTTCCCGTTCGCGCAGATCGTGGCCGACCTCTCCCAGCACCTCACGCTGGAGCGCGGCGACGTGATCCTGACGGGCACGCCCGCCGGGTCCAGCGTCGTGGTGCCCGGCGACGTGGTCGAGGTCGAGGTCGACGCCCCGACGGCGCCCGGCGCGCCGACGTCGGGCCGCCTGGTCACCACGGTGGTGCAGGGCGAGGTGCCGTTTACCGACGTCGGCGCGGGGCCCCGGGTCGATGACGCGCAGCGGGCCGACGCCTGGGGGAGCGCGGAGGCCGCGGGGCTGGAGCCCGCGCCGGAGCCGTTCGTGCTCACCGAGGAGCTGGCGGGTCTGTTGCGCCGGGCCCCCGTCGCCGGGCTCTCGGCCCAGCTCCGCAAGCGCGGCCTGGACCACGCGATCATCGAGGGCGTGCGGCCCAACGTGCCGGACGCCACGATCGTCGGCCGCGCCCGCACGCTGCGGTTCGTGCCGTACCGCGCCGACCTGTTCGCCACGCACGGCGGCGGGTACAACGCGCAGAAGCGCGCCTTCGACACCGTCGGCCCCGGCGAGGTGATCGTCATCGAGGCGCGCGGCGAGACCGGCTCGGCCACGCTCGGCGACGTCCTCGCGCTGCGCGCGCAGGTACGCGGCGCGGCGGGCGTGGTCACCGACGGCGGCGTGCGCGACTTCGCCGCGGTTGCCGAGACCGGGCTACCGGTGTTCAGCAAGGGCCCGCACCCCGCGGTGCTCGGCCGCCGGCACGTGCCCTGGGACACCGACGTCGCCGTGGCCTGCGGCGGCGCCACCGTGCTGCCAGGCGACGTGATCGTGGGCGACACGGACGGCGTCGTCGTCATCCCGCCGCACCTGGTCGCCGAGGTCGCCGCGGCGACCGTCGCGCAGGAGGAGCAGGACGCCTGGGTGGCGCAGCAGGTCGCCGCCGGCCACCCCATCGACGGGCTGTTCCCGCCGGACGCCACCTGGCGGGCGCGCTACGAGGAATGGCGGGCCTCCCGATGA
- a CDS encoding GntR family transcriptional regulator → MTLDGGAGSAVEAAFAGEISKSQVAYTFLRERIARRDLGPGYRLVLRSIADELDMSVVPVREAIRRLEAEGLVTFERNVGARVAMIDERGYVEAMQALGVVEGAATGLSAPAISAADLARAAEVNDRLRSLLDHFDPHAFTALNRQFHSVLFESCPNGLLLDMVHRGWAQLSGLRDSTFAFVPGRAHDSVAEHAHILDLIRDQADPLEIEIAARDHRWATMQAFLDSRTPETP, encoded by the coding sequence ATGACGCTCGACGGCGGGGCCGGCTCGGCCGTCGAGGCCGCCTTCGCGGGCGAGATCAGCAAGTCCCAGGTGGCCTACACCTTCCTGCGGGAGCGGATCGCGCGCCGCGACCTCGGGCCGGGCTACCGGCTCGTGCTGCGCAGCATCGCCGACGAGCTCGACATGAGCGTCGTCCCCGTGCGCGAGGCCATCCGGCGCCTGGAGGCCGAGGGACTGGTCACCTTCGAGCGCAACGTCGGGGCGCGCGTCGCCATGATCGACGAGCGGGGGTACGTCGAGGCCATGCAGGCCCTCGGCGTGGTCGAGGGCGCCGCGACCGGCCTCTCGGCGCCTGCCATCTCGGCAGCGGACCTCGCCCGGGCCGCCGAGGTGAACGACCGGCTGCGCTCGCTGCTGGACCACTTCGACCCGCACGCGTTCACCGCCCTGAACCGGCAGTTCCACTCGGTGCTGTTCGAGTCGTGCCCCAACGGGCTGCTGCTCGACATGGTGCACCGCGGCTGGGCCCAGCTCTCCGGGCTGCGGGACTCGACGTTCGCGTTCGTGCCCGGGCGTGCGCACGACTCCGTGGCCGAGCACGCCCACATCCTCGACCTCATCCGCGACCAGGCGGACCCGCTCGAGATCGAGATCGCCGCGCGCGACCACCGCTGGGCGACCATGCAGGCCTTCCTCGACTCGCGAACCCCGGAGACACCGTGA